Within the Medicago truncatula cultivar Jemalong A17 chromosome 4, MtrunA17r5.0-ANR, whole genome shotgun sequence genome, the region GGCCATAATTataactttttgtaaagatagggggccaaagGAGCTTATTTCCttaagaggagtgttatttgaacaaccaatttggtgacaacttatttgacaaccatattttacaaagaaaaaaatggtattggcacggaaaccatagcaatagaaagataaagaaaaaataatgtgagtatgagagagaaagttgttgcaaaagttgtcactaaatggatgtttaaatatcatttctctttccttAAAGATAGATGGTCAAAAGAACTTATTTCTCTGAAGTTaaaggtcaaaagagcatatttacCTAAAgataaatgatagtttttattttattttattatgggacaaaaatcataattttttaaaaattaagagataaaaaatacacttaaacctttattttatggATCGGATGAGACCGTCTTGTAACGGTGTGTTGCTCATTGATGACTACGAGTTGAATTATTATTACGTGAGCGTGTTGATTGAGAGTCCACTTATAAATTCTCAAGTTTAGAACACATGAGTGTGTCCACAGATGAGATGTCACTCACGTTATTATGTCATAATTGTTCGCCgcaagattaaaaaaattaggtagATCGAATTTAGTGtcaaactaatatttttttttaaagtgaattgGTATCGAACTTTAAAAcgatgatatttgaacaaccatttcttctaacaattttttggacaattaaattatacaaagaaatttaggtagtgacacaaaaatcaaaacaatagataGAGACACTAAaaggataatgtgagtatgagagagaaagttgtcacaaaagttgtcaaaaagtggttgttcaaatatcatttctccaaaCTTTATACTCCCTCTGTGTCCTGTATATAAGtcccctttattttttttcacatttttaagaaaagttgtcagtgtaattaatgtgtttgttttgtgtgttaatattatcaaattgtcatttgtttttatgtgtattaaatttaatttttttaatttcaagacaagttagtattattaattatgagtatgtttaagaaaaaaaaaataattgcatctagtaatttgaaaagaaatttatatttagggacaaaaataaagtcaaatgaaTGCTTAGATATTGAGACGGaggaaatatttattaaatgtgTGTTTTAATTTGATGCATACTCTTCAACTTGCACATTAAAGATTACTTGTTTTTAATGGATCACACTAAAGATACTTAACTAAAGTGACATGACATTGAACCTATATGATTAACTTgcacacctttttttttagaatgattAATTTGTAAGCAACATTACAAGTTTCCTTTTTGTTGTTAAACAACACTACGAGTTCAAAACACTATGAATTAACTCCAAAACagacagaaaaaaaaacacgttaATCATATAGTTTTCCATTTTGTTAAAGGTTATGCCAAGTGGACTTTGATTTAGATGGTATACCAGCAGCAGGGTGGTAGATTCCATTCAAtcgtataatttattttaataattaaaatataaatattatcaatAATGCTGCAAGTACAACCAACAAAGTCCTGGCCCTACGTCAAACCCTACATGTGGTTGGTCACTTGGTCATTGCTTTCATTTTACTCACCACTTGATGCTAACATGTGCAGTGTAACGAACACTCCACTAGTGAGGCTTAAGAACCAGATttataataaaagaaataaagttTAAGAAccaaactaacaaaaaaaaaaaaaaaaagtaaccaaCAATATCACCTACTAGAAATGTTTGGGAATCTTGATCGACCATTTTTATGTTCtcccaaaaacatttttttcatcCACAATGCTCAAACATTTTTATCTTATTCAAGAGATATCAATCTAGTTTCACTGAAGTCAATGTAATGTTGGTATCggtatatttttaatgttagaatctataaattgaatcaaactaaataaaaaacatcttGAAGTTGTTATCCAACAAAATGCAATTAAGTTCATGTGATTAATCAAAATTACGGCAGTGGTGTTTCATATTCATAGTCAAATTTGTTATTCCGTAAGGTTCAATGACGAATTTGATCGATTGTTAAAATTGTGTGATTAGTTGTTGAGAGAGTGCCCTAAAAACATTGattaataacaaaatttgaCCCTCCAATACCACGGTTTTCCTTCgctgattttaaaaaataataattaagttcAATGTGGCTTTTTCAAGGTatattgaaatgaaaatgtTCCAAGATTCAATTATCTTGTTCTGGGAGTTCAAGTGTAGGAAGAAATATGTATACAAATAACCATCAAGCTTCTTCAAGGTAAACAAACCCAAACATAGATTGCTGCTTATATGTAATAGATAATAGACTGCTGTTTAAACAATAATACTGTAATTCCCTACAAACATCTCACATAGAAACAGAAATAAAATCAGAATCAATTTCAGAACAGCCAGAACATAAGCATCCCCCAACAACAAAGAGATTATGAACCGGCAACAGGAAGTTGCGGCATGCAGTATTACACATATTCCATGTAGGAATCCACTGCAAAAAGATCACAAGCCTCAAGCCTCATCATGTTCCTGCTGATAATCctcctcttcatcttcatactCATCCTCCTCTGCAGTAGCATCTTGATACTGTTGATATTCTGACACAAGATCATTCATGTTGCTCTCAGCCTCAGTGAACTCCATCTCATCCATTCCTTCACCTGTGTACCAATGCAAGAAAGCCTTTCTCCTGAACATAGCAGTAAACTGCTCACTCACCCTTCGGAACATTTCTTGAATTGAAGTTGAGTTTCCGATGAATGTAGAAGCCATCTTCAACCCTGTTGGTGGAATATCACAAACAGTTGATTTGACATTGTTTGGAATCCATTCAACGAAGTAGGATGAGTTCTTGTTCTGAACATTGATCATTTGTTCATCAACTTCCTTTGTGCTCATCTTGCCTCTGAAGATGGCTGATGCAGTGAGGTACCGTCCGTGTCTAGGGTCAGCAGCACACATCATGTTCTTGGAATCCCACATTTGCTGTGTGATCTCTGGAACACTCAAAGCCCTGTACTGCTGAGAACCTCTTGAAGTCAAAGGTGCAAACCCTAACATGAAAAAGTGGAGGCGAGGGAATGGAACCAGATTCACTGCAAGCTTCCTAAGATCGGAGTTCAGCTGACCAGGGAACCTCAAACAACATGTGACACCAGACATAGTTGCTGATATCAAATGGTTAAGATCACCAACTGCATcacaaaaaatcaataaatatcagAACCCAtattaaacaaacacaacaaaaactataacataaagatgaaaaaagttgttcaaaaaaaggatattaaattaaattaaattgcttACAGCTTGGGGTTGTGAGCTTGAGGGTACGGAAACAAATATCATACAAGGCTTCATTATCAAGAACCATACATTCATCTGCGTTTTCAACAAGCTGGTGAACAGATAGGGTAGCATTGTAGGGTTCAACCACAGTGTCAGAAACCTTAGGAGAAGGGAAAACAGAGAAAGTAAGCATCATCCTATCTGGGTATTCTTCCCTGATCTTTGAAATCAAAAGGGTACCCATTCCAGACCCAGTTCCTCCACCAAGTGAATGGCATACTTGAAAACCTGCACACACACACCCATTTCATAATCAGccacaaaacaacaataatataccCTTTACATTACATATAAAACAAACATCATCAACCATAAACACCCATTTCATAATCAATCAGCCACAAAACAATGATAGGATATCCTTTACATAAACAACATCACATTAACCCAATTCATAATCAACCACAAAACACAAAAGGCCTAAACCTTAGCTAAATTAAAACGTTACAAAATCACCACAAAACCcatcaaaatttcaaactcAAAAGCAAATCCATCAATCAAGTTAACATATCATGAAAACTTACaacatttattagaaaaaacaCACGACACTCTAATTCAAAATCACTCACAATATCCAATAAAGATCATATGAAAATTTGACACACGCTTTCACAACCAACAAATAAGCATACAAAAGATACAACCTTCGGCTAAATCACATATCTATTACAAAATCACCCACAAAATTCTCTGTACaatgatatcaaaataaattaccCTGCAAGCAAATCACAGTTTCCAGCTTCTTAGCACACAAAATGCTAttaatttccaacaaaaactcatataaaaaatagtaaaattgtAGATCCATAtccataaataaaacaaaaaaaccctAAATGCCAGATCCAGTTAAAAATCATGCAAAAGATACTACATATAGCAAAATTAACACATACCCATAACAAATTAACtcacaaaaccctaatttgcaacaaaaccctaaattaaaaaaaaaaaagataaaaaaatcataCCCTGCAAGCAATCACTGTTTTCAGCTTCTTTCCTAACAacatcaagaacagaatcaatAAGCTCAGCGCCTTCAGTGTAATGTCCTTTAGCCCAGTTATTACCAGCACCACTCTGTCCAAAGACAAAGTTATCCGGTCTAAAGATCTGACCGTACGGTCCAGACCGGACACTGTCCATCGTTCCCGGTTCAAgatccataagaaccgctctagGAACGAACCTTCCACCACTTGCTTCATTGTAATACACATTGATCCGTTCCAATTGCAGATCTGAATCACCGACGTAACGACCGGTTGGATCGATTCCATGTTCAGCACAAACCACTTCCCAGAATTTGGCTCCGATTTGGTTTCCACATTGACCACCTTGGATGTGAAGAATTTCCCTCATTTTGATTTTGGGATGAAAATCGAAACCCTAGAAATTGGGAatttgaagagagagaagagagaaaaagaaagagagtttttgaaatgagtttttgttttgtggGGTTAGAAAATGAAGGTTAGTTTTTTTATATAGGaaaaaatgtattgaaatttgggttatttttgttttttgttacaacGGTTAGATTTTGAATGGAACGTTGTGATGTGAAAAGTGAGGTgtaatgagtttttttaattttattatttctttatttggagatttttttgaaatttgaaagttgATTTGAGAAAACAGCTGGATGCTTTGCTGTTTTTGTGGGGCCTTTTGAGTTTTTATGGGAGTAAAGGACAGACAGAGTGTAGTGATAAGTTTGGCATTTTTGTTGAGATTTCAAaatattgcttttttttttaatagcaaaaaatgataaagttaaattaatttaagtggctttttgaagggaaaaaaaaaggagaaaaagttGCAAAGGCTCGTAGAATTGATACtaacataattgattttgatagaattgattatgACAGCATTGATTTTTAGAGAATTGATTTATATTTGAATACAATAatgcagaattgattaaacaaactgaatgttgtttgaatatttttgatcaaaattgattttgaatgtataattactaaaacggacatagttaaatacaaataaatggaCATAGTTGAATGTATATGTAGAACAATACTAAAtttagatatattatttattctaaattaattttctatattaatttaaaaataataaatacgatcattaaaccaattttattttacttaatatttgttcatatattttatattttttgataaaatatattaaagttaaataATATAGCGTAAaagaaaggtaaaaaaaaaaaaaatacagcaaATTTGAAAGGAAACACCGTAAAGGAAAATCCAAAACTTGGTAACTCATgatcataaatattttatggGGGCTAATTTGGTTCGTTAAGTTTTCTGATAAAGGGAAATAAGGGAAAATAATaggttgtaataatcaaaatataaaatttattggaGAATTGATTCTAGCTAACTCAAAAGCTAGGAATTGTAGCTTCATCCATAATTGCTTTTGGagatgagaattgattttgagaagctGAACCAAACATGCTGGAATTGCAAGTTTTCACTTTTGTAGCTACCAGAAGTGCTTTTAAGAGGTGTAGaagctgaaccaaacacactcttagtgGTGGAATGAGAAGCTAGGAATTCCAGTTTCGCTTCAAACGTACGTCTATACCTTCTAACTATTAACATCAAACAAAGGTGAAGTTCAATCGTAAGATAGGTATATACTGAACGAGAATTGTTTCATCAAAGAGTCAAACTCAAAGTCATTAGAACGatttgtgtaacaccccgttacccaaaagtaattaaataataattatacatcagagttaagcaccaaacgggcatgctacatcgcaaattcaaaattccttaaatagaaaataaaactatttaactcaACATCGTTCATAACTTCAAAAataatgcagcggaaagtttgcatttAATAAACATCGACAGTTTAAGTCTCCAACAACAttttggcattaagcctaatcATCAATAAGTCAACCGACAAGGAccacatcaacaagttccaaaatttgatacatggaaaggaaaaacagcagtaatataaataataattcccatcccacgtatcagagccctagacacgacattgagccaccaccaactactcaggatcacctgcaagttacccataggaagggcaacattttcaagcagaaggggtgagattcacaacaatatatatagatattaaattttcaattgaatctaacaccctaaaacaTCAAATACACCATCTTGCAAATATACGTAATTAATTCAcaagaaacaacaacatcatcagaaTTCACTTATCACAATATGTATATAATGTACATATttaccaacaacatcatcatcaaagcAACAACTACaatcaacaactaagactcatgcaaatgacatgacaacactgctaagacaacaccttagacttctcaatagatgcaaatatgcatgtggtaccaaacaggaccgaagccctcaccgcttttgaatggttaaagcattcatcaggaccgaagccctcaccgcttttgagcaactagtactccaagacatgagtcctctccgctgttttatgcatatgcaatggacctacttgtgtatatctacatacaactgaccatgcaatgcaaactCCATGTGACACCACTTAACagcatgtatgattcaatagttAGCATACATTTCAGTCATTAACAACAATCAACAACCAATAGAGATTCAACCATCCAGAATTatgcataattaaatataactatgcttaaacaacaacactcaATCACTACCATTCATGCAAGCAAAACAGCACTCAATAATGCACAGCTCGCCttgcgagcacatctgctcgctatggcgagttcacaaaaacacttgctcgccatggcgagttcaaggcgaactcgaggcgagtgaaaattaggtgctctcgggaaaaatgaaattttctcactcaaacctcaattctaagctccctattcatctttttaacctaaaacttgttccagtcttcattaatatcatctaggtaccttaaaccatccccaaaacagcttataacaacatttcaaaaatcaagttttgaactggcttgctcgccatggcgagttggtctgctcgcgaggcgagcgatgaagttgctcactcgccatggcgagcatcgctactcgcgaggcgagcgatgaacttctgtacgggcagaaaactggttttccccaaaaatcctatttttcttccaatcactccccaaatcagtttacagatataaattaactttctgtatgcacttagaacctatttctaacatcgaATTCACACTCACAACTCCAAAATCAacatttcatcataaaaccccaaaatTCCAATTCTCACTAAAAACTCTGTTAAATTCAAATTCAGAAATTAgtaactacactattgaagtaaacctcacccttaccttaattcagaatgagaaatgcacagcaaaaagggtTCCCTTGGTTCTAAGTTGCTCTGCTCTCCTTCTTCTCCCAAAAGTtggttttacgtgaaactgtttCTGACATCCATTCTTTTCTTAACTACCCATTAATtgtaactcccttctattttcatttaactccccataatttcCATTAACTTCTATTaactccccaaacaccaaaatacttattatttcatacttattctaattagtattaaataaatcatataataaaacaacacaccacataaatcaccaaaaatcatatatataaatatatatagactctacataaacaaaataattaattattataactagggcgttacaatttgTCCTTAAATGAGGTTCATTGATCACTTGAGTTTGCTCTATGATTTTTAGAAGTTATGTGAACTTCATTCAAACTAATCTAACAATTAAATACTAATACTAaccattaaaaaacaattaatttaaaCTAATAGAGTTTTTCTCGTATGAAATGATTGAAGGGGATTTTCGATTGGCTCAAGGCTTTATATGGTTAAGAAATACGATGAATTTCTTTGTTCATCCCATATTTCATAAAGATCCTTTATTTGTTAACATCTAAAATCCAAACAAACGAAGAGCTTATAAGAAGTGTGGGGTGGAAAAAGAAACAGATAGATTTGCGACCCAATCCATTAGCGACACACTTTCAGTAGTATAGGCAATGGTTGAGCTAGAATAAAAAGTTTAAGAGGGACACCAAAATAAACCatgatatataaacaaaaaaaattatgttgtcaTAAGCATAAGTACAAAATGTTTACGTCATCAAGTACAAAGttgatcttaaaaaaaattaaactacatatcttaaaaattgaaaataattttctacaCGTTTCAAATGAACTAATTATAATAGGACAATTTTGTCCATTAACTTTCTCACCTTTTCTTCTATCTCTTCCTTCACCCTTTCTCTCTCACCGGTCACACCCACCCACCACTGTCGCCTCCCATTCTCACCCTTAAATCTCGACATCACCACCATCACCCTCATATTTAACATCACCATCGCCCACCATCCTCCTCCTCACCGTTCTCCTACTACCACCATTACCATTGTCCTCCTCACCACCATCCATCCTCATCAGACACCACCCTCTTCTATAACGAACCCCTCTTCTCCCTTATACCGCCTCATTCCACCAAATCCTCCCAGATAAACACTACATTATCACTAAGATCTGTCCGtcctcaccaccaccatcacacCACATCACAATTGAGATATGTTTGTGCTCAATATTCCAttcttcatcaccaccaccactgcATCATCATTGAGCCCAAattcattctctcaacatatcTCAATGAACGTGAACGAGAAAGATAGGAGAACTAACCGGTGACTGAATATGATCGACGTATCCGATGCTAACGCCGACACTAACATGACCCTTTTTAATGAGCAATTATATCTGAAGCGTTGATTTAGATCTAACTGTCTATATTAATTCCTCTCACCCTCTCGTTTAAAAAGTCCTCTCATTTAAAAtaccatctctctctctctctatatatatatatatatatatagagagagagagagagagagagagtctaAGAATAATTACACATAATTCGGCGTTGTCcaatagatttttttatctttctaaaATTGGTTTTAACTTGAAACTAATtgatttttatatgtattttccAATGTTTTCAAGTAGAATTAATCGTCCTTAGCGATtctaatttgaaacaaaaatttacatattttttcctCAACTTAATTTTTAATCTCAATTTACCATAGAATTCGCCTTTTTATAAATCATACAGCACTCTTAAAGAATAAAAGAATTCGCCTTTTTATAAATCATACAGCACtcttaaagaatgaaaaaggATAAGCTCCACTATTCTCCtttgaaataattttgaattacactctccaACCTTTATGTTAAGATTTACACAATATTTTGTACCTTTTAAAATTACACTTTGGACTTTTATGTCATATGAAAATACACTTCAAAAATGCAAACAACAGCAAAGACCCACAACGTTGAATGAATATAGAGAACTTAATAACAACCAttcattttttcattaattCCAACCAAAGTCTCAATTTGCTGCACCatcttttcaaacaaaaacTTAGATACATTTCAACTCAGAATTATCAACGTTCCAAATAACTCTTCAACCCCTTTGCATGTGActttataaatatacaaaactTAATGTCATTTCTACAATCCATCGAAATCTCTTAAACcttcaatttttccaaaaatcTCAACATTTGATATGGGTTTAGTATTTGGAAGATTTAGTGCTGAGACACCAAAATATGAAATACTCAAAACCACACAAAACTATGTAATCCGAAAATATGCACCTTCTCTAGTAGCTGAAATCACCTATGATCCATCAACATTCAAAGGAGACAAAGATGGTGGGTTTAAGGTATTAGTTGATTACATAGGAATTTTTGGTAAACCACAAAAcaccaaaacagaaaaaatctCAATGACTACTCCAGTtatcacaaaagaaaacaaaagttcATCAGAAAAGATTGCTATGACAGTACCAGTTGTGACAAATGAGAAGAACAAGATGGTGACTATGCAGTTTACTTTGCCTTCTATGTATTTAAAAGTAGAGGAAGTACCTAAGCCTATTGATGAGAGGGTTGTGATAAGAGAAGAAGGTGGGAAGAAATATGGGGTGGTGACTTTTGGAGGAGTGGCAAGTGATGAAGTGGTGAAGGAGAAAGTGGAGAAGTTGAGGTTGTGTTTGGAGAAAGATGGTTTTAAGGTTATTGGAGATTTTTTGTTGGGTAGGTATAATCCACCTGCTATTACAATTCCAATGTTTAGGACTAATGAGGTTCTGATTCCTGTTGAATGAACATGATGATAGTGGATGTTTGTGACTTTGATTTATGTACTTTATGTTTGTTAgggtctttttctttttccatgtTCTTGATGTTAAGAACTTGGCATATATTGTGGTGataaacacatatttttttcagtcaaaataaataaaatatagacaCATATGCGTTTCAGCTACACAATATAGGTGTTGTCTACGGTCTAATAATGTAGACTATTTTTGTAATGGTTATATTTTCAAAGGTTGTTAAATcgagattttattttaggtcGAAAGGGAAGAGCAAAATcaaaaatcgtaaaatcgcaagtaaaattgaaggattttactcaactacttttgtagaatcggtttaagaaatcgtaaaatcgatggattttaccaaaataaaaataatgttaaatataatgttataaattttataGTCATAAATGACAAAGTTTAAAGTGCACAAAATACTTATATACATAAATGAGTAAAAAAACTgacaaaattctttaaaatcttcccccttttttttaataaaatttgagatTGGCAGTATAGGATGGAAGTTCATCGGGGTGCCAACCTAATTGAAATGTCGTTGCTTCTCCTTGATGTCTGTCCTCTCTCCTGggttacctaaaaaaaaattagcttaaTTTCTTCTTCCAACCAGATTCTACGAGGAGATCACCATGCTTAAAGGATTCAAATTAATTTCACTATAAGTAACGATAACTCGATATAAACATATTGATGTTGACTTGAAATTTAGAGTGTGTTTATTTTAAGGTTTTAAGTTCGATTCTCTTCGATACCAATTTTAGTAATCTAGTTTGGTTTCTTAAAAAATCGATAAATCGATACATCTATCTATTTCAATTCATTTATGTTGTCCTATTTTATCTTCCATGTCTACTGCCATGTGTTATTAGTATGTCAAATAGCACCTCTAGCCTAGGCTTAATGTAACAATAAAAACTGGATTCAATAGTGAAAccaaaccaaatattatatatatatatatatatatatatatatatatatatatatatatatatatatatatatatctttatactaacaatttagagtttttagaaATAGCCTATTTCAAAATCCTCTCCTCTAAAGATGtccacatcatcataatcctaattggcatttgttccaaaaatttcttctaatttttaatacaagcttaataattataaataaatattattaaaaaccgttttttattaatcattaaatgGTACATAAAATACACAGTTGGTTAcaataaaatcattattaatataataattgtttcgattaaaatttatatgttacattaaaaatttgtacgttacaatcaaatgattattaatataattattattcaattaacatttatatggtacattaaaaatttggtaggttacaaaattataataattaacttgaataaattatattttgaattttgatccgTTACACTATAACAGtaacctactaattaaaaatttaattgtagtaattagtttttaaggttatataattaatttttattcgttacaaaattatattacttaatattaataagatattattgaattttaaatgttatgaagttaattttttgtaggttagatgaaatataatctaatcattaatgcacattttataatattaattacgttgataatattaattttaaaacggttaaattaataattagtagatattaaccgttatggtactatttttttttatataaatagtagcGCTTTTAGGTACgagtacacaacaatcacaaaatatagttcttctttttttattctatggttctctgatatctatattctaagtaatttctttaattttttctattgcaaagaaAAACGTCTACGAAACACGACTTCATCTCTAATGTTTCGCCAAGAAAATAATCGTGGACATTGGTTGTGAGGATTGTTCGTGCTTGGTTTGTtcaagactacaaaaataaaaaaaaactaccattttctatggagttggttctaa harbors:
- the LOC11439086 gene encoding tubulin beta-2 chain; translated protein: MREILHIQGGQCGNQIGAKFWEVVCAEHGIDPTGRYVGDSDLQLERINVYYNEASGGRFVPRAVLMDLEPGTMDSVRSGPYGQIFRPDNFVFGQSGAGNNWAKGHYTEGAELIDSVLDVVRKEAENSDCLQGFQVCHSLGGGTGSGMGTLLISKIREEYPDRMMLTFSVFPSPKVSDTVVEPYNATLSVHQLVENADECMVLDNEALYDICFRTLKLTTPSFGDLNHLISATMSGVTCCLRFPGQLNSDLRKLAVNLVPFPRLHFFMLGFAPLTSRGSQQYRALSVPEITQQMWDSKNMMCAADPRHGRYLTASAIFRGKMSTKEVDEQMINVQNKNSSYFVEWIPNNVKSTVCDIPPTGLKMASTFIGNSTSIQEMFRRVSEQFTAMFRRKAFLHWYTGEGMDEMEFTEAESNMNDLVSEYQQYQDATAEEDEYEDEEEDYQQEHDEA
- the LOC11414285 gene encoding heme-binding-like protein At3g10130, chloroplastic; translation: MGLVFGRFSAETPKYEILKTTQNYVIRKYAPSLVAEITYDPSTFKGDKDGGFKVLVDYIGIFGKPQNTKTEKISMTTPVITKENKSSSEKIAMTVPVVTNEKNKMVTMQFTLPSMYLKVEEVPKPIDERVVIREEGGKKYGVVTFGGVASDEVVKEKVEKLRLCLEKDGFKVIGDFLLGRYNPPAITIPMFRTNEVLIPVE